A stretch of Cherax quadricarinatus isolate ZL_2023a chromosome 24, ASM3850222v1, whole genome shotgun sequence DNA encodes these proteins:
- the LOC128690756 gene encoding muscarinic acetylcholine receptor gar-2-like translates to MTAPFGDTLGVGRRGTTLLPFIVPWEAGPTRLHDPSISYLNASSDLWGDNTTCWGNASVECALANITALEGGATILPPFELWQTVLIAICLACCMILTVGGNLLVLLSFIVERAIRQPSNYFIASLAMTDVIIGSVSMPFYTVYVLMGEWTLGPILCDLWLSVDYTVCLASQYTVLLITIDRFCSVKIAAKYRGWRTRTKVMVMVAMVWIIPALLFFISIFGWEHFVGYRSLLPNECEVQFLRDPVFNTALIVTYYWVTLVVLFVLYAGIYKTAYDMQKKSEAKHRKMQTLVALSAGGMAGMAGRTAGLGMSKTQSTLLSQDKPQPGPPPVASIVAAQAPHGGSGVSDSSSSQKTSSKTTETTSFSERRGETTEKSERSSSPAFDSDEESSQIPLPKRSGLPNSTVPRLDPPPQHRKTPTTDTLPKIPEQSVLDTSTTLEGSSSSDAGIGALAVSLARSLPLPDHHHSHKNKQRLPDVTLHESTLQCSGLLNVTLGAATTPLAKRMSGEFSKNDDENSGHSDETISVQSNGELTPKLKPLQPLHPTSLPLRPISTVPILPLAASTPTDALDERVIAPPAMFADSMSVSSICTTRPPSSLNYGPMAYDILTGLDTGDLRYMDESSIILPSPVVEDPPSSVWAATLHSPNSPTVRSLTSALTTPHSIHRKISRMQSRSDDEDLEMSIEEADESADADDECYDKEDISDHSTNVLVTSIIHACTAVTSLAGSDRYKSHLSPKNETTPATTTNSAPNAHNNIASAANNSNNTTSAVVVPATPQVRPRGIMSVSEVGRPTPGPTNQLITTHNINSNKTVTSVARTESSSLIEKDRGSSMAVMSDAQSSIKGSLKGSRKGIVKSFRSLKKKKKKSEGEKRHRSKSENRANKALRTISIILGAFVACWTPYHILAIAEGFCQCTNTHVYMFAYFLCYANSPINPFCYALANQQFKKTFMRILKGDLHIT, encoded by the coding sequence ATGACGGCGCCCTTCGGGGACACCCTAGGAGTTGGTAGAAGGGGTACCACGCTCCTGCCCTTCATTGTGCCCTGGGAAGCCGGGCCCACTAGACTCCACGACCCATCTATTAGCTATCTGAACGCCTCCTCTGACTTGTGGGGAGACAACACCACCTGCTGGGGCAACGCTTCCGTCGAGTGCGCCCTGGCCAACATCACCGCCTTGGAGGGCGGCGCTACCATCTTGCCGCCCTTCGAGCTTTGGCAGACGGTGCTCATCGCCATCTGCCTGGCCTGCTGCATGATTCTAACAGTCGGGGGCAACCTGCTTGTGTTGCTCTCCTTCATCGTCGAGCGAGCCATACGCCAGCCTTCTAACTACTTCATTGCCTCCTTAGCCATGACGGACGTGATCATCGGATCCGTTTCCATGCCCTTCTACACCGTGTACGTGCTGATGGGTGAGTGGACACTGGGGCCCATCTTGTGTGATCTGTGGCTCTCCGTGGACTACACCGTGTGCCTTGCCTCGCAATACACGGTCCTTCTAATTACAATCGACCGCTTCTGTTCAGTGAAGATCGCAGCCAAGTACCGCGGCTGGAGGACGCGAACgaaggtgatggtaatggtagcaaTGGTGTGGATTATTCCAGCGTTACTTTTTTTCATCAGCATCTTCGGATGGGAACATTTCGTTGGCTACCGCTCACTGTTGCCCAACGAGTGCGAAGTTCAGTTCTTGAGAGACCCGGTTTTCAATACGGCTCTCATTGTTACATATTACTGGGTCACACTTGTTGTTCTCTTTGTCCTCTATGCCGGTATATATAAAACAGCTTATGACATGCAGAAAAAGTCAGAAGCCAAACACAGGAAGATGCAGACGTTGGTGGCCTTGAGTGCCGGGGGAATGGCTGGCATGGCCGGTCGCACGGCTGGCCTCGGGATGAGCAAAACGCAGAGTACGTTATTAAGTCAAGACAAGCCACAACCTGGCCCTCCACCCGTCGCCAGTATCGTCGCAGCGCAGGCGCCGCATGGAGGTTCTGGCGTCAGCGACTCGTCCTCGAGTCAAAAAACTTCTTCCAAGACAACAGAAACTACTAGTTTTTCAGAGCGTCGTGGAGAAACAACAGAAAAGTCTGAACGATCAAGCAGTCCAGCCTTCGACTCTGACGAAGAGAGCAGTCAGATACCATTGCCCAAGCGGTCGGGCCTCCCAAACAGCACTGTCCCACGCCTtgacccaccaccacagcatcgcAAAACTCCAACTACAGACACCCTTCCTAAGATTCCAGAACAAAGCGTACTGGATACCTCTACAACGTTAGAGGGTAGTTCTTCATCTGACGCTGGGATCGGAGCTCTGGCTGTGTCCCTTGCTCGATCTCTTCCTTTACCcgaccaccatcattcacataagAATAAACAAAGACTACCTGACGTAACCTTGCATGAGTCCACCTTACAGTGCTCTGGACTACTGAATGTGACGCTCGGGGCGGCCACCACGCCTCTAGCCAAGCGCATGTCTGGCGAATTTTCAaaaaatgatgatgaaaatagtGGTCATTCGGATGAAACTATAAGTGTGCAATCTAATGGAGAATTAACGCCCAAACTAAAGCCCCTGCAGCCTCTCCACCCTACCTCACTGCCTCTTCGACCCATCAGTACCGTGCCTATCCTCCCATTAGCAGCTTCCACACCAACAGACGCACTCGACGAAAGAGTAATAGCTCCTCCAGCTATGTTTGCTGACAGTATGAGCGTAAGCAGTATCTGCACCACACGACCCCCCTCCTCGTTAAACTACGGTCCTATGGCCTACGATATCCTTACGGGCTTGGACACAGGCGATCTACGATACATGGACGAGTCATCAATCATCCTTCCATCACCGGTAGTAGAGGATCCACCCTCCTCTGTATGGGCGGCTACTCTTCATAGTCCCAACTCGCCCACAGTGCGCTCCCTTACTTCGGCATTAACCACGCCTCACAGCATTCATCGCAAGATCAGTCGCATGCAGTCTCGCTCGGATGATGAAGATTTAGAGATGAGCATCGAGGAAGCAGACGAATCAGCAGACGCTGACGACGAGTGCTACGACAAGGAGGACATTTCCGACCACTCAACCAATGTGTTGGTTACTTCGATAATTCACGCTTGTACTGCTGTCACCAGCCTAGCGGGATCGGATAGGTACAAAAGTCATCTTAGTCCCAAAAACGAAACTactcctgccactaccaccaacagcgcCCCTAATGCACACAACAACATAGCGTCTGCAGCCAACAACTCCAACAATACCACTTCAGCTGTGGTAGTACCGGCCACGCCTCAGGTGCGGCCTAGAGGGATCATGAGTGTGTCTGAGGTAGGGCGGCCGACACCCGGACCCACTAACCAACTCATTACCACTCACAATATCAACTCCAACAAGACGGTAACGAGTGTTGCAAGAACAGAGTCTTCCTCACTTATAGAGAAAGACAGGGGAAGTTCGATGGCAGTTATGTCTGATGCTCagagctcaattaaaggctctctCAAAGGCTCCAGGAAGGGCATCGTTAAGTCCTTCCGCAGcttaaagaaaaagaagaagaagagcgAAGGTGAAAAGAGGCACCGTTCCAAGTCAGAAAATCGAGCTAACAAAGCCCTAAGAACTATCTCTATCATCCTGGGAGCCTTTGTGGCATGCTGGACACCCTATCACATCTTGGCAATCGCCGAGGGTTTCTGCCAGTGCACTAATACCCACGTCTACATGTTCGCCTACTTCCTATGTTATGCTAACAGCCCCATTAACCCTTTCTGTTACGCTCTTGCTAACCAACAGTTCAAGAAGACTTTCATGCGAATACTCAAAGGTGATCTGCACATAACGTAA